A single region of the Pontimicrobium sp. SW4 genome encodes:
- a CDS encoding formimidoylglutamase, whose amino-acid sequence MNLNFLSPVQDLVLAHNELLSNQVLGRKLKIHSKQHGMPDLTNVKMAIVGVLENRNDINYIGEEFQLSEIRKSLYSLFPGNWHYTVADLGDILKGDSVADTYFALQETIITLLDNNVIPIIIGGSQDLTYANYRAYDNYLPMVNIVNVDCNFDLGDSAKPIKNNSFLGKIILEKPYNLFNYSTLGYQTYFNAQEEIDLMERLYFEAYRLGEVSNNIALAEPVLRDANIVSLDIKSIRSSEVSTKQKHSPNGFNGKEICAISRYAGISNKVSSFGIYEYKTSKDDDATSMLLAQIIWYFIEGVNCRVQDDDFTLEDKYQKFTVLVDEQQLIFYKSNQTGRWWIEIPFLPNLNNKLKRHTLLPCMHDDYIDACKGKVPDRWYKAFKKNSV is encoded by the coding sequence ATGAACTTAAATTTTCTTTCACCAGTTCAAGACTTAGTTTTAGCACACAACGAATTACTCTCAAACCAAGTCTTAGGAAGAAAATTAAAGATTCACTCAAAACAACATGGGATGCCAGATTTAACCAATGTTAAAATGGCAATTGTTGGTGTGCTTGAAAATCGTAATGATATTAATTATATAGGTGAAGAGTTTCAATTAAGTGAAATTAGAAAATCTTTATACTCACTATTTCCTGGAAATTGGCATTATACAGTTGCAGATTTAGGCGATATTTTAAAAGGAGATTCCGTTGCAGATACCTACTTTGCTTTACAAGAAACCATAATTACTTTATTAGATAATAATGTTATACCTATTATAATAGGAGGTAGTCAGGACTTAACGTATGCTAATTATCGAGCTTACGATAATTATTTGCCTATGGTAAATATTGTAAATGTCGATTGTAATTTCGATTTAGGCGATTCTGCAAAACCAATTAAGAATAATTCATTCTTAGGAAAAATCATTTTAGAGAAGCCATACAATTTATTTAACTACTCTACTTTAGGCTATCAAACCTATTTCAATGCTCAAGAAGAAATTGACTTAATGGAGAGACTCTATTTTGAGGCTTACCGACTTGGAGAAGTTTCAAACAATATTGCTTTAGCCGAACCTGTTTTACGAGATGCAAATATTGTAAGTTTAGATATTAAAAGTATTCGATCGTCTGAGGTAAGCACAAAACAAAAGCATTCGCCAAACGGATTTAATGGTAAAGAGATTTGTGCTATTTCTAGATATGCAGGTATAAGTAATAAAGTATCTTCTTTTGGTATTTATGAATATAAAACTTCTAAAGATGATGATGCTACATCTATGCTTTTAGCTCAAATAATATGGTATTTTATAGAAGGTGTAAACTGTAGAGTACAAGATGACGACTTCACTTTAGAGGATAAATATCAAAAATTTACTGTGTTGGTCGACGAACAGCAACTAATATTTTATAAAAGCAATCAAACAGGACGATGGTGGATTGAAATACCTTTTTTACCAAACCTTAATAATAAATTAAAACGTCATACGTTATTACCTTGCATGCATGATGATTACATTGATGCCTGCAAAGGGAAAGTACCAGATAGATGGTACAAAGCATTCAAGAAAAATAGCGTTTAA
- the gldN gene encoding gliding motility protein GldN, with protein MNFKSFVLTVACVLIANSVVAQANILNAKSPEEIGVKTDAQILMDNDRPLEYGYVDDRDILYATMVWEKVVLDERVNFPLYYPIDTNNIGKDRRSLFDVLMRSIKNGDIENVYDDSYFTAKRTLKDIQASMVKIDTTEKGIEQYNAGEPISPEYISKREISAADVQEYHVKGMYYFDKRLGELKYRLLGIAPVIPDVNFIDEEDPGRFPLFWVFFPDARDVLHHAKAFNGKNTAIPLSFDHLLNSRRFNGYIFREMNVQGDRAITEYISDNALMQLLESDRIKEKIRDFEQDMWTY; from the coding sequence ATGAATTTTAAAAGTTTTGTATTAACCGTTGCATGTGTTTTAATTGCAAATAGTGTAGTTGCTCAAGCAAATATCCTAAATGCTAAAAGTCCAGAAGAAATTGGTGTAAAAACAGATGCGCAAATATTAATGGATAATGATAGACCATTAGAGTATGGCTATGTTGACGACAGAGACATATTATACGCAACAATGGTTTGGGAAAAAGTAGTGCTTGATGAGCGTGTTAATTTTCCGTTATACTATCCTATAGATACTAATAATATTGGTAAAGATAGACGTTCTTTATTCGACGTATTAATGCGTAGTATAAAAAATGGAGATATCGAGAATGTTTATGATGACTCTTATTTTACTGCAAAGCGTACTTTAAAGGATATTCAAGCATCTATGGTGAAAATTGATACTACTGAAAAAGGTATTGAACAATATAATGCAGGAGAGCCAATTTCTCCAGAATATATTAGTAAACGAGAAATTAGTGCTGCAGATGTGCAAGAATACCATGTAAAAGGAATGTATTATTTCGATAAGCGTTTAGGTGAACTAAAATACCGCTTATTAGGTATTGCACCTGTGATTCCTGATGTTAATTTCATTGACGAAGAAGATCCAGGTCGTTTCCCATTATTTTGGGTATTTTTCCCAGACGCTCGAGATGTGTTACATCATGCAAAAGCCTTTAATGGTAAAAATACTGCCATTCCATTGTCGTTTGATCATCTCTTAAACTCTAGACGTTTTAACGGCTATATTTTTAGAGAAATGAACGTGCAAGGGGATAGAGCTATTACCGAGTATATTTCAGATAATGCTTTGATGCAGTTATTAGAATCGGATAGAATAAAAGAAAAAATTCGAGATTTCGAACAAGATATGTGGACTTACTAA
- a CDS encoding FAD-dependent oxidoreductase, whose translation MNKVDYIVVGSGLAGIMFCDVLMQHNKTFMVVDDGSQKSSIVAGGLYNPVVLKRFTPVWKSKEQLDLAIPRYKALEKTLKVRLDYKVPVYRLFASIEEQNNWFLASDKVGLSEYIQPEIHQIENKSIKSDFGFGKVLHTGRIDTKALIDSFKKELKSNNQFVEISFDYDVIQFNQNNVIYKGIEAKHIIFAEGFGLKQNPFFRDLPLKGTKGELLIIHAPKLNIDFVLKSGAFLIPLGEHKYIVGATYEWNDKSNNTTEEARTELLNKLKIFIDCDFEVANQVAGIRPTVIDRRPLVGQHKVHKQLYILNGLGTRGVMIAPYVAKKLYNFIENGVEIDSEINITRFNN comes from the coding sequence GTGAACAAAGTAGATTACATTGTAGTTGGTTCTGGTCTTGCAGGCATTATGTTTTGTGATGTATTAATGCAGCATAATAAAACATTTATGGTTGTTGATGATGGTTCCCAAAAATCATCAATAGTAGCTGGAGGACTTTATAATCCAGTTGTTTTAAAGCGATTTACACCAGTTTGGAAGTCTAAAGAGCAACTAGACTTAGCTATACCGAGATATAAGGCCTTAGAAAAAACCTTAAAGGTACGATTAGATTACAAAGTTCCTGTTTATAGACTATTTGCTTCCATTGAAGAACAGAATAATTGGTTTTTAGCAAGTGATAAAGTAGGACTCTCAGAATATATCCAACCTGAAATTCATCAAATAGAGAACAAGTCTATTAAAAGTGATTTTGGCTTTGGAAAGGTACTTCATACTGGACGAATTGATACTAAAGCATTAATTGATTCATTTAAAAAAGAGCTGAAAAGCAACAATCAATTTGTTGAAATATCTTTTGATTATGATGTGATTCAATTTAATCAAAACAATGTGATATATAAAGGTATTGAAGCTAAACATATAATTTTTGCTGAGGGTTTTGGACTTAAGCAAAACCCATTTTTTAGAGATTTACCATTAAAAGGAACTAAAGGAGAACTTCTAATTATTCATGCTCCAAAACTCAATATAGATTTTGTATTGAAGTCTGGAGCATTTTTAATCCCGTTAGGAGAGCACAAATACATTGTTGGAGCTACTTATGAGTGGAATGATAAATCAAACAACACCACAGAGGAAGCAAGAACTGAGCTTTTAAATAAACTTAAGATATTTATTGACTGTGATTTTGAAGTTGCAAATCAGGTAGCAGGAATACGACCTACAGTTATAGATAGAAGACCTTTGGTTGGACAACACAAAGTACATAAGCAATTATATATACTAAATGGTTTAGGGACAAGAGGCGTTATGATTGCACCTTATGTTGCGAAAAAATTGTACAATTTTATTGAAAATGGCGTTGAAATCGATTCTGAAATTAATATTACCAGATTTAATAACTAG
- a CDS encoding DUF983 domain-containing protein, which produces MLRKGNKLYSIITGVCPKCHVENMYVNKNAYMLSETLKMNERCSNCNTKYKIEPSFFYGSMYVSYGVGIAFAVAAFIISYVFFGASLLTSFIAIIGTMVGFLPIILRLSRNIWINLFMHYDKQFSKKKS; this is translated from the coding sequence ATGCTAAGAAAAGGAAATAAATTATACAGCATTATTACTGGCGTTTGTCCTAAGTGTCATGTTGAAAATATGTATGTGAATAAGAATGCATATATGCTTTCTGAAACCTTAAAAATGAATGAACGTTGCTCTAACTGCAATACAAAATACAAGATAGAGCCTTCTTTTTTTTATGGATCAATGTATGTTAGTTACGGTGTTGGAATTGCTTTTGCTGTAGCAGCTTTCATAATATCTTATGTGTTTTTTGGTGCAAGCTTGCTAACTTCTTTTATTGCAATTATTGGTACAATGGTTGGCTTTTTACCTATTATTTTAAGGCTTTCTAGAAATATTTGGATTAACCTGTTTATGCATTACGACAAACAGTTTTCTAAGAAAAAGAGCTAG
- the gldK gene encoding gliding motility lipoprotein GldK, producing MCIKKLLTLTAVLAILTSCGTGDKGELVGVKGKKWHPEKPYGMSLIPGGAFIMGKSDDDRAGVKDAPTKTVTVRAFYMDETEITNSEYRQFVEWVRDSTIRTNLAEMADLEGKEPGNGDIGEFAYKDVKPEEEMTPYEKYMFENYEGEIRKLNTDIDLIFDTSEYPDELYAEVMDNMYLPLEESYNGQRTWDVKQFKFQYTTMDIQTAAKYRELSRSDVIEQEEVEVYPDTTVWIRDFAYSYNEPMHNDYFWHDAYSEYPVVGVTWKQAQAFCQWRTLKKNAYQKERNKQHVNRFRLPSEAEWEYAARGGLQGATFPWGGPYAINDRGCFMANFKPLRGDYAADQALYTVEADAFEPNDYNLYNMAGNVSEWVMSSYDPASYEYSSTVNPSVNDTENERKVVRGGSWKDVAYFLQVSSRDYEYADSARSYIGFRTVQDYMGTEVTKNASKKRR from the coding sequence ATGTGTATTAAGAAGTTATTAACATTAACAGCAGTCTTAGCTATATTAACTAGTTGTGGAACCGGAGACAAAGGTGAACTAGTTGGAGTTAAGGGGAAAAAGTGGCATCCTGAAAAGCCTTATGGAATGAGTTTAATTCCAGGAGGAGCTTTTATTATGGGTAAATCGGATGACGATAGAGCAGGTGTTAAAGACGCACCTACAAAAACTGTTACAGTAAGAGCATTCTATATGGACGAAACAGAAATCACAAATAGTGAGTATCGTCAATTTGTAGAATGGGTTAGAGATTCTACTATTAGAACGAATCTTGCTGAAATGGCAGACCTTGAAGGTAAGGAGCCAGGAAATGGCGACATAGGCGAATTCGCTTATAAAGATGTAAAACCTGAGGAGGAGATGACACCTTATGAGAAGTATATGTTTGAAAACTATGAAGGTGAAATAAGAAAATTAAATACAGATATTGATTTAATATTCGATACTAGTGAATATCCAGACGAGTTATATGCTGAGGTAATGGATAATATGTATTTGCCTTTAGAAGAATCATATAATGGACAACGTACATGGGATGTAAAGCAATTTAAATTCCAATACACAACTATGGACATTCAAACAGCTGCAAAATATCGTGAGCTAAGTCGTAGTGATGTCATTGAGCAAGAAGAGGTAGAAGTATATCCGGATACAACTGTTTGGATTCGAGATTTTGCATACTCTTATAATGAGCCAATGCACAATGATTATTTCTGGCACGATGCTTACAGTGAGTATCCTGTAGTTGGAGTTACTTGGAAACAAGCACAAGCGTTTTGTCAATGGAGAACTTTAAAGAAAAACGCATATCAAAAAGAAAGAAATAAACAACACGTAAATAGATTCAGATTACCGTCTGAAGCAGAATGGGAGTATGCCGCAAGAGGCGGTCTTCAAGGAGCTACATTTCCTTGGGGTGGTCCTTATGCAATAAACGACAGAGGTTGTTTTATGGCAAACTTTAAACCATTACGTGGTGATTATGCAGCAGATCAAGCTTTATATACAGTAGAAGCTGATGCATTCGAACCTAACGATTACAATTTATATAATATGGCTGGTAACGTATCAGAGTGGGTAATGTCCTCTTACGATCCAGCATCATACGAATATTCTTCAACAGTAAACCCAAGTGTTAATGATACCGAAAACGAACGTAAAGTTGTTAGAGGTGGATCTTGGAAAGATGTTGCTTATTTCCTACAAGTAAGTTCAAGAGATTATGAGTACGCTGATTCAGCAAGAAGTTATATTGGCTTCCGTACAGTACAAGACTATATGGGAACCGAAGTAACCAAAAATGCCTCAAAAAAAAGAAGATAA
- the gldL gene encoding gliding motility protein GldL: MAQSKASKRFMNMAYGLGASIVIVGALFKIIHYEIGPLTGNVMLTIGLVTEAIIFAISAFEPVDDDLDWSLVYPELEGGMAKDKKKDNPKDAEGLLSKKLDDLLKDAKIDGELMASLGDSIKNFEGAAKNMGPTVDGISATKKYSEEMSLAAAQMESLNSLYKVQLESVNKQASINEESIENAAKLKEQMQSLASNLSSLNGVYGGMLTAMNKN, encoded by the coding sequence ATGGCACAGTCAAAAGCAAGTAAAAGGTTCATGAATATGGCCTACGGATTAGGAGCATCAATCGTAATTGTTGGAGCACTTTTCAAAATTATTCATTATGAAATAGGACCATTAACTGGTAACGTAATGTTAACCATTGGTCTTGTAACTGAAGCAATTATTTTTGCAATTTCAGCATTCGAACCTGTTGATGATGATTTAGATTGGTCTTTAGTATACCCAGAATTAGAAGGTGGTATGGCAAAAGACAAGAAAAAAGATAACCCAAAAGACGCTGAAGGTTTATTATCTAAAAAATTAGATGATTTATTAAAAGATGCTAAAATCGATGGAGAGCTTATGGCTAGCTTAGGTGATAGTATTAAAAACTTCGAAGGCGCTGCAAAAAATATGGGACCAACTGTTGATGGTATTTCTGCAACTAAAAAGTATAGCGAAGAAATGTCGCTTGCAGCTGCACAAATGGAATCATTAAACAGTCTATACAAAGTACAATTAGAGAGCGTAAACAAGCAAGCATCAATAAACGAAGAGTCTATTGAAAATGCAGCAAAGTTAAAAGAGCAAATGCAATCTTTAGCATCTAACCTGTCATCATTAAATGGTGTATACGGTGGTATGTTAACTGCAATGAACAAAAACTAA
- the gldM gene encoding gliding motility protein GldM: MAGGQLSARQKMINLMYLIFIAMLALNMSKEVLSAFGLMNERLTESNTAATERNSAFMGELATKASEQPEKYKPLKDKADQISTLANDFNSHLETLKGNMTATVDDASDYEIMDKGDYLDQNFFKGDKVKEDGQKFLDQIATFRDGVVEVLGDDPRFADISRDVKTKFSTDPVINNDGIEIDWLDYHYKGFPLVASLTKMTQLQSDIKTTQSEVLGAMFTGTLSTEVSMTNYTTLLETSKSAYFNGEQFDGQIVLGRKDASTKPNRVELALDGRALNANEYSIEDGKVKLKVSTGRPGEHKITGKLIFLENGEETEVEVNQSFATVPKPNSATISADKMNVVYRGVKNPMTISFAGISDNKVVPTGQGLSKGNGVGKYVMDVTRVQGREVTINVTGTLPDGNKVTDNAKFRIKDIPRPTGTIRGEDGAVKMQRQNLDISTVGAKLDDFDFELPLNITGFSIKVPGQPTIEVKGNKLDARAKQALKKAKRGAGIQIFDIEAKIQGNSSYKLKKVSPVFVELTN; this comes from the coding sequence ATGGCAGGAGGACAATTATCTGCAAGGCAGAAAATGATAAACTTGATGTATTTAATCTTCATTGCGATGTTAGCATTGAATATGTCAAAAGAAGTGCTGTCGGCATTCGGTTTAATGAACGAGAGATTAACCGAATCTAACACAGCAGCAACAGAGCGTAACTCAGCGTTTATGGGCGAATTAGCAACTAAAGCTAGCGAACAACCTGAGAAGTATAAACCATTAAAAGATAAGGCTGATCAAATTTCAACTTTAGCTAATGATTTTAATTCACATCTTGAAACTCTTAAAGGGAACATGACAGCTACTGTTGATGATGCGTCTGATTATGAAATTATGGATAAAGGGGATTACCTAGATCAAAATTTCTTTAAAGGCGATAAAGTAAAAGAAGATGGACAGAAATTTTTAGATCAAATAGCAACATTTAGAGATGGAGTAGTGGAAGTTTTAGGAGATGATCCTAGATTTGCTGATATTTCTAGAGATGTTAAAACTAAATTTTCTACAGATCCAGTTATAAATAATGATGGAATTGAAATTGATTGGTTAGATTACCACTATAAAGGATTTCCATTGGTAGCGTCATTAACAAAAATGACTCAATTACAGTCTGATATTAAAACGACTCAGTCGGAAGTATTAGGAGCTATGTTTACAGGAACATTGTCTACTGAAGTATCTATGACTAATTATACAACCTTATTAGAGACATCAAAGTCTGCTTATTTTAATGGTGAACAATTTGATGGACAAATAGTATTAGGTCGTAAAGATGCCTCTACAAAACCAAATAGAGTAGAATTAGCATTAGATGGTCGTGCATTAAATGCAAATGAGTATTCTATTGAAGATGGTAAAGTAAAATTAAAGGTAAGTACAGGAAGACCTGGAGAACATAAAATTACTGGGAAGTTAATTTTCTTAGAAAATGGAGAAGAAACTGAGGTTGAAGTAAACCAATCGTTTGCTACAGTACCAAAACCAAATTCGGCAACAATTTCAGCTGATAAAATGAATGTAGTATATCGTGGTGTTAAAAACCCAATGACTATTTCGTTTGCTGGTATTTCTGATAATAAAGTTGTTCCAACAGGACAAGGATTATCTAAAGGGAATGGTGTTGGTAAATATGTAATGGATGTCACCAGAGTACAAGGTAGAGAAGTAACTATTAATGTTACTGGAACTTTACCTGATGGAAATAAAGTAACTGACAATGCTAAGTTTAGAATTAAAGATATTCCAAGACCAACAGGAACAATTAGAGGAGAAGATGGTGCTGTAAAAATGCAACGTCAAAACCTTGACATTTCTACTGTAGGTGCTAAATTGGATGATTTCGATTTTGAATTACCATTAAATATCACAGGCTTTAGTATCAAAGTTCCTGGGCAACCTACAATAGAGGTGAAAGGAAATAAATTGGATGCTAGAGCAAAACAAGCTTTGAAAAAGGCAAAACGTGGAGCTGGAATTCAAATATTTGATATTGAAGCTAAAATACAAGGAAACTCAAGCTATAAGCTTAAAAAAGTATCTCCTGTATTTGTAGAATTAACAAACTAG
- a CDS encoding ABC-F family ATP-binding cassette domain-containing protein encodes MLNIHKLSISFQGEYLFEDISFRLKGGDRVGLIGKNGAGKSTLLKILANEMEYDTGQVATEKELKIGFLKQDIDFVYGRTILEEAYEAFTEIKEIEASIESINIQLAERTDYESDGYHQLMVDLNDKQHQYEILGGYNYQGETEKVLQGLGFKRDDFTKLTDTFSGGWRMRIELAKLLLQNNDILLLDEPTNHLDIESIIWLESFLKNYSGAVVIVSHDKMFLDNVTNRTIEISIGRIYDYPKAYTKYLVLREELREQQLASQKNQQKQIEQTEKLIEKFRAKASKASMAQSLIKKLDKIDRIEVDEDDNSVMTLNFPVSITPGKVVVEMEKIEKHYGDLQVLKDIDMMVDRDSKIAFVGQNGQGKSTLAKIIVGDIKYGGHLKLGHNAQIAYFAQNQAEYLDGNKTVLDTMIDAANETNRSKVRDILGAFLFRGDEVDKYVKVLSGGERNRLALAKLLLQPLNVLVMDEPTNHLDIKSKNVLKEALDRFQGTLILVSHDRDFLKGLTNKVYEFKDQKIKEYLGDIDFFLEQRNLENLREAEKRDVIKEQKDKTQVKQSYEDQKKLKSLNNRLSKIESQINQLEKEIKEIDIELQSNYDATVANPNFFDSYQKKKKNLQELMNSWEEIQLEIESF; translated from the coding sequence ATGCTAAATATTCATAAGCTTTCAATCTCATTTCAAGGTGAGTATTTATTTGAAGATATTTCCTTTAGACTAAAAGGTGGTGACCGAGTAGGTTTAATTGGTAAGAATGGTGCTGGGAAATCTACACTACTTAAGATTCTTGCTAACGAAATGGAGTATGATACAGGTCAAGTTGCTACCGAAAAAGAGCTAAAAATTGGTTTTTTAAAACAAGATATTGATTTTGTATATGGGCGGACTATTTTGGAAGAAGCCTATGAAGCATTTACTGAAATAAAAGAAATCGAGGCAAGTATTGAGTCTATTAATATACAATTAGCCGAACGAACCGATTATGAAAGCGATGGTTATCATCAACTAATGGTCGATTTAAATGATAAACAACATCAATACGAAATCTTAGGAGGTTATAATTATCAAGGAGAAACAGAAAAAGTTTTACAAGGTTTAGGATTTAAGCGAGACGATTTTACTAAGCTTACCGACACGTTTTCTGGTGGTTGGCGAATGCGTATTGAGTTAGCGAAATTATTATTACAAAACAACGATATATTATTATTAGATGAGCCTACAAACCACCTTGACATCGAGTCTATTATTTGGTTAGAGTCTTTTCTTAAAAATTACTCTGGAGCTGTGGTTATCGTATCTCACGATAAAATGTTTCTAGATAATGTTACCAATAGAACTATCGAGATTTCAATAGGTAGGATTTATGACTATCCAAAGGCGTATACAAAGTACTTAGTTTTACGAGAAGAATTGCGAGAACAACAATTAGCATCTCAAAAAAATCAGCAAAAACAAATAGAACAAACCGAGAAACTCATTGAGAAATTTCGTGCTAAGGCATCCAAAGCTTCTATGGCGCAATCTTTAATTAAAAAATTAGATAAAATAGATCGTATTGAAGTTGATGAAGATGATAACAGTGTAATGACGCTTAACTTTCCAGTTTCAATAACACCTGGGAAGGTGGTTGTAGAAATGGAAAAGATTGAAAAGCATTATGGAGACTTACAAGTGCTAAAGGATATTGATATGATGGTAGATCGTGATAGCAAAATTGCTTTTGTTGGACAGAACGGTCAAGGTAAATCTACACTGGCAAAAATTATTGTTGGCGATATTAAGTATGGAGGACATTTAAAGTTAGGACATAATGCTCAAATTGCATATTTCGCTCAAAATCAAGCAGAATATTTAGATGGTAATAAGACTGTTTTAGATACGATGATTGATGCTGCTAATGAAACAAATAGAAGTAAAGTTCGAGATATTTTAGGTGCTTTTTTGTTTAGAGGCGATGAAGTGGATAAATATGTAAAAGTCTTATCTGGAGGTGAAAGAAACCGTTTGGCATTGGCAAAATTATTATTGCAACCATTAAATGTTTTGGTAATGGATGAGCCAACAAACCATCTAGATATTAAATCTAAAAATGTACTTAAAGAAGCACTTGATAGGTTTCAAGGCACCTTGATTTTAGTATCGCATGATAGAGATTTTTTAAAAGGTTTAACAAATAAGGTGTATGAGTTTAAAGACCAAAAAATAAAAGAATATTTAGGAGATATTGATTTCTTTTTAGAACAACGTAATCTGGAAAACTTAAGAGAAGCCGAAAAACGTGATGTTATAAAAGAACAAAAAGATAAAACTCAAGTAAAACAGTCTTATGAAGATCAAAAAAAACTAAAATCGCTTAATAATAGACTTAGTAAAATTGAATCTCAAATTAATCAACTGGAAAAAGAAATTAAAGAAATAGATATCGAACTGCAGTCTAATTATGATGCTACAGTCGCTAATCCTAATTTCTTTGATAGCTATCAAAAAAAGAAAAAGAACCTTCAAGAGCTTATGAATAGCTGGGAAGAAATTCAGCTAGAAATAGAATCTTTTTAA